The DNA region AGGTGTGGATCGAGACGACGGCGTTCAACTATTTCGAACCGCCAGCAGACGTGACGCGCCATACCGGACCACAGGCGGGCCTCAGCCTGGACGAAGAGGATGGCGAGGCTGTGATTACGATCACCGTAATCGAACACCTCGACGGTCTGTGGATCGAACGAAACGGAGAGACGGTTCGAGTCGACGACGATCCCTCGGTCGGCGAAACCCACACGATTTCAGTCGAAACGGAAGACCGAATCGTCGTCATCGGTTTGTACGAGGGGACGGAGGCAGTCTTGCTCGAGCACGTTGCCGGCGGGTACTGAATTGCTAGCGGCTCCGGATTACGAATCGATCGGTTCAGTCGCTAGAGGAAATGTGCAGCATCCCTCGAGAGAGACGCGACGGTCATTACTCGCCGGGGGCGGGAAAATGGGTTCGTTCAGACCTCGCTCGCTCAAACCCTGCTCGCTCAGATGACTTCTTCGAAGTCGTTGTGGCCGTGGATCTCGACGCCGTCCTCGGTGATCTCACAGAGGAAGACGCCGTTGCCGGAGCCGGTGTCGCGCTCGGCGGCGGACTTGATACTCCGGGCCGCGATGGTCATCGCCTCGTCGTTCGAGAGTCCCTCCTCGTAGGCCTGCTCGAGGTGGCCGTAGGCGAGTTGCATGCCGGAGCCGGTGACGGTGTAGTCGTCCTCCATGACGCCGCCGGCGGGGTCGATGCTGTAGACGTGGCTCCCTTCCGCGTCGACGCCGCCCAGGATGGGGTGGATGGCGAAGAACGGGCCGCCGCGGGCGAAGTTGCCCGCGAGGGTGGCGAGTGCGTCGATGCTCATCTCCTCGCCGCGTCGGGCGCTGTAGAGGTTGACCTCGGCGCGGAGGCTCTTGATGAACGACTGGGCACCGCCGACGCTGCCGACCATCGTGAGCGCGCCGGTCGGGTGGATCTGCTCGACCTTCTGGACGTTCTTGTTCGAGACGAAGCGACCGCCGAGGCTCGCGCGCATGTCGGTCGCGATGACGACGCCGTCGGCCGTCGTGATGCCGATTGTCGTGGTCCCCGTCTTGTTCACGTTGTCCAGCTCGGCCTGTGAGAGGCCGTTCTGGGGGAGCGAGCCGAGTTCCGGCTCGTACGGCGAGGGCTCGTTCGCCAGCTGGTCGACGGTGCGAGAGAACTCGGAGTCGTGGGATGGCGTTCGCATTATCCGCATGTTACGGCCGACAGGGTATAAAACATCGGCGGTCACCGTGCTTCATTCCGGTTTCGCCGCGTCGCATAACGCGGTGGCTCGAGGTCGGGTCGTTCACGGCGGCTCGAGGTGTGTATCGGTAGAAGAGGTGGACGTTCAGGGCTCCGGCTGGGCGTTCTCGTAGGCCTCACCGACGGTGGCGAGCATCTTGTGAACCGGGATCGAGATCCCGGCCTGGCGGGCGGCGACCGCGAGCGGCATCATGACGATACCGACTGCGATGCACAGTTGATACAGTGCGAACAGGGACGCGTGGTACACGCGGGATATCATCGGCGTTCGGTCGATGGTCAGACCAGGTGTATATATAAGCCTTGTTGCCCCGACAGCGAGTTGATGATTAATCAGGAGGGATTGAGGTAGACGCTGTCTTGCGGTTCAAGTACAGTTGTGGAAAGAGCAACTGGATCCGCGTTTCTGCCCGAGGAATGGGTATCCAGACGCCAATACACCGGGGCAATTTCCATAACTTATGGCCAACGTAGGCCAACCGTGCGCGCGTCTCGGTTCGTGACGTCCCGACCCGCGGACTGGTTTCGACGACGAACGGAGCGCGGCCAAACCGCAAAGCAGGAAACCCCGGGGCCCGACCAGTGGGTATGGCCAACTATCTCGTCGCGATGGAAGCCGCGTGGCTCGTTCGCGACGTCGAGGCGATTGACGACGCAATCGGCGTCGCCGTCAGCGAAGCCGGAAAGCGACTCAACAGCGAGAATATGGAGTACGTCGAGGTCGAGGTGGGCGCGACGGGCTGTCCCGCCTGCGGCGAACCGTTCGACTCCGCGTTCATCGCGGCCGAAACCGCGCTCGTCGGGCTCGCTCTCGAGATGGACGTCTTCAACGCTGACAGCGAGGAACACGCCTCCCGTATCGCGAAGAGCGAGATCGGCGGGGCGCTTCGGGACGTACCGCTATCGGTCGTCGAAATCTTCGAACTCGACGACGACGAGGACTGACCCCAACGGCGGGTTCTCGAGACCGTCCCACCCAAACACATTTCTATAACCCGCGGTTATGTGCCGGTATGGACCTGCCGACGCCGACGGACCTCAGACAGCGCCGGAACGAACTGGAACTCACCCAGAGCGAACTGGCTAACCGGGCCGACGTCTCCCAGCCACTGATCGCCCGCATCGAGGGCGGCGACGTCGACCCGCGACTCTCGACCCTGCGTCGGATCGTCAACGCTCTCGAGGACGCTGAGGGCGACATCATCCGTGCGGACGACCTCATGCACGAGGACGTGGTCAGCGTCGCCCCCGACGATCCGGTCAGCGAGGCCGCCCACCAGATGGAACGGGAGGCGTACTCGCAACTGGCGGTCATCCAGGACGGGATTCCAGTGGGGTCAATCAGCCAGACCGAACTGGTACACCTGGACGAGGAAGACCGCAACGAACCCGTGGCCGAACACATGGCCGAGAGCTTCCCGACCGTCTCGAAGGACGCGACCCTCGACGAAATTAGCAACCTCCTCGAGCACTACAAGGCCGTCATGATCACCGAGGCGGGCCAGACCGTCGGCATCATCACCGAGGCGGATCTGGCGGCGCGGCTGTCCTGACCGTCGTCTCTCCCGGCTCGTCTCTCCGGATATTGTACGCACGAACCGAAACGACCTTTTCGAATCGCTCTCCTCGTCTCGCCATGACGACGACCGTCTACTTCGACCTCGACGGCACGCTCCTCGAGTACACGACGCCGTTCGACGAGTTGCTCGCCGGCGTCCTCTCCGAGGACCCGTCCCCGGAACTGGCCGAATTCTTCTCCGATCGGGTGCTCGAGGGCATTACCGGGATCGAACCCGATCCCTACGAGCAGGCGTTCGAAGCGATCTGCGAACGCTACGGGATTTCGGGGGATCCGCCGTCGCTCGCCGCCGAGTACGTCGCCCTCGAGGCAGCGTCGATGACCATCGACCCGGTGGTTCGACGACTCCTCGAGACCGTCGCCGACCGGCATCGGACGGGGATTCTTACCAACGGTGACGGGCCCATGCAGTGGCGCAAGATCGAGGAACACGGCCTCGACGAGATCGTGGACGAGGTCATCGTCTCGAACGATCTGGGCGCCCGAAAGCCCGATCCCGAGATTTTCGAGGAAGCGAAGGCGCGCCTGCCAGCGGACGCGTACCTCTACGTTGGAGATACGTACGAACACGACATCATCCCAGCCCAAGAGCAGGGGTTCGAAACGGTGTACGTGGGCGACGAGGAGCGGCCAGAGGCGAGGGTCGCCGCCAGCGGGACGGACGCCCTCGCCTCTCTGCTCCTTCCGCTACTGGAGACCACCGACGATCGGTAATTGCTGTGTCAGACGTCGTTACGACTCGAGCCAGGGTGGCTGCTCGAGATCCGCCAGCGACTCGAGCGTGTAGTCCGGGCAGGGCGTCGGCTCCGCGGGAAAGTCTGGCCCAGGGGGCACCCAGACCGATCGAATCCCGGTCGCTCGAGCACCCGCGACGTCGCTCGAGAGGGAGTTCCCGACGTACACCGCGCGCTCCGGATCCGTCTCGAGGGCCGCGAGCGCCCGCCCGAACGGCTCCGGATCGGGCTTCGGCGCCGTGTCGTACCCTGCGAAGACCGTCGTATCGAACGCGTTGGTGAGGCCGACGGCGGCGAGTTTCTCACGTTGCATTCCGGGGTCGCCGTCGGTCACGAGGCCGAGTCGGTACTCCTCGCCCAGAGTCTCGAGGACGTCGGGAACGCCCGAAAGCGGATCGACCGCTCGCTGGTCGCGCTCGGCGGCGAACGCCTCCGCGACGGCGATGCCGGCGTCCCGTTCGAAGCCCGCTTCGACCGCCAGATCGCCGAAACACCGTTCGCGCAGGTCGGCGACGCTCGAGCTATCTTCCAGGTAGTCGTCGTACCGGTCGTAGTACGCCGACGGCTCGAAGAGTGGATCGACGCCGGCGCGCTCGAACGCTCGCTCGAGGACCGTCGCCGGCGACCGGCGGTAGCGACAGAGGGTGTCGTCCAGGTCGAACAGCACGGCGTCGACGGGGGCCGTCGTGGGTACGGTCATCCGTTCCCCCGACCGCCGTCTCGAGCGTACCCCTCGGGCGTTCGCTCGGCGAGGTCGAACAGGACTGCCCACTCGAGCAACCGCCGGACGCGCTCGCCCCAAATCTCCTGGAGGCGGGTCCGGTGTTTGTGTTGCTCGTAGGCCGGGATTTCGTCGCGGAACGACTCGAAGACGGCGTCGGCCGAGAGCGGTCCGTCGGCGGCCTCGAGAATGTCGAGGACGACGGGCACGCCGTAGACGCGCTCGCGAAACGCCTCGCGGAGGTGGTCGGGGTCGGGGTCGACCCGTTCGCGGTAGAACCCGGCCTGGCCCTCTCGAGCGAGTTCGAGCGCCCGGAGGAACGTCAGCCAGGTCCGGGCCTCGTCTCGCGGACCGATCCCCGTCTCGCGCATGATCCGGGCGCAGCAGTCGTCTTCGGTACCGGGGACGAGGGGGACGGCTCGCTGGACGGTCTCGACGTACTCGAGGTCCTCGGGCGCCTCGGGGACGAGTTTGAACTGCATACGGACCTCAGCGGTTGGTATCGAGGCCGAAGGACTCGACCAGAACGTTCTCGTCCGTCTCGCCGTAGACGTAGGTCGGGCCGCCGAGGACGTCCACGGTCACCTTCGCCGGGCCGAACAGGTCGGCCGACGTCTCCTCGAACGACCAGTCTCGATCCTCGAATATGTCGGCGAACGGCGTGCCGTACTCCTCGGGCGCGCTCGAGACGACCGCGTCGAAGGCGTCGAAGTCCTCGCGGACCACGAGGTGGGCCGTCCCGCCGTAGGCGACGGCGTCGTTCGTCCGGCCGATGGCCGTCTGCTCGTCGCCGGCAACCGGCGGGACCGGCGCGCGCCCGGTCGCGGAGACGACGTCGAGCGGGTCGTAGCCCAGTTCCACGAGGTTGAACGTCGCGTGCTCTGCCACGCGGGCCGCGTTCGTGACGCTCCCGACAACGCTGGCAGTGGGGTAGGCCAGCAGGAAGACGCCGCTGGTCTCGACGTCCGTGAGGGCGGCCACCTGCTCGGCGGCGGCCTCCGTTGGCTGCTCGTCGGTCTCGAGTGCGAGTGCCGTCAGGTCGAAGGCGTCGGTGTAGCCGATGCGGCGGAACTCCGTCTCTTCGGCGACGAGCGCGCGAGCGGGGCCACTTCCGAGGGCCTCGAAGTCCTCTGTCGTGAGTTCCCAGCTGGCCTTCTGTGAACAGAGTAACGCCAGCCCGGGTTGGTCCGTCGAGAGTCCGACGTGCAGGATGGGCGCACCACCGATCTCCGTGAGGTCGCGACTCGGGGTCGCGAGCCCGGCCGTCTGGATCTCCGTACACAGTAGTCCCGCTTCGATACCGCCGTCGAACTCGAGGCCGAAGTCGAGCACCGTCGTCTCGTTCTCGAGTTCGTACGCGCCCACGTTGAGCTCCTCGGTGAACTCGAGGGCCTCGTCGACGAGTTCGATGGCCATCCGGTTGAGACTCTCCATGGCTCGGGCTACTCGCTCCGCCTTCAAACCGTTTGTTAGTTGTGGCCAGGGGCGATTACTCGCGACTGCTCGCGACTATTTGCGACTTCTCGCCGGCCGCTCGAGGTGGGACTCGACGGCGTCGACCTTCGCCGCCGCCGACTCGTCGCTCGTCCGCTTGTCGTCGATCTTGAGGAAGGTGCTGACCCGGTCGCCGTCGACGGCCTCGTGGGCCGCCTGCGCCGCGGCGAACAGCTCGCCGATGTCCTCGGCCTCAATGGTCGTCCCCATCGGCCCGGTTTCGTACTCGACGTCGTAGTCCTCGAGTGCATCGATGGCGTTCGCGACCGCTTCGGACATGCTGTCTTCGACGACCGGTGCCGTGCTCAGAAAGCCGATGACCGTCATGGTCGATCCGATACCGAGCGAATAGAAATACCTGTCCGTTGCGCGGGACTGCGAGATAGCGCGACGTGGAGACTAGTGTCTCGATGGTGAGGTCGACGATACCGAGACGGCGATACTGATGTCGACGAAAATCGAGAATGCAACGCTCGAGTAGCCCGGGTCGATACCGATACGGACGGTATGGCTGACGCTGGACGCCACTACCAGTGTCGGTCGTCAGCGAAGCGGTGACTGGCCGCTGTCAGTCGGTGGGTAGACGAAGATGTCGCCGTTGGCGAAGACGTACACCTCGTGCTCGAGTGCGCTGAAGCACACGTGGCCGTCGAGTCGTCGCCCGCCGTCGTTCTTCGGGCTGAATAGTCGCTCGAGCGCGTCAGGATCGATGCTGTCGTACAGCGAGAACTCGCCCTGGGAGACGTCGACGTTCGCGATGCTCGAGAGGGCGTGTACGATGGTCGTCGTCAGCGTCGCCGTGCCGTCGGGGTCGTAGCGAAAGACGTACCGGCCGTTCGCTTGGTCGTAATTCGAGTCGTTCGTGCTGTCTGGAGGAGGGATTTCAGTTTGCATATCGGTACAAAGGGCTACGCAGTTTTCCAGGTGTCCGTACCGGGTCCGGACACAAAAGTCAATCGGCCCAAGAAACGGTTAGACGGCCTATATTGCTCTCGAGAGACACCGTCAATACCTCGTGACGGTTTTCTGGGTCGACCTGAAAACCACGTCGGGCTCCGGCGATTCGGCGGAATGTGGTTCTTTCGAGCCTACGCTGACACTCATTGTGCTGCCCGTAAACGACGCTCGCGCTCGACAGACAAATAGCTCACCGCGGACTTCTGCGTGACAGCGCCGTCGCTTGAGTAAGCGGTTCGTCGGAAAGGATTATGCGTGGGTGATGTCCACGAAGGGAGATCACCTGCATCGAGTGGTGGGATAATCCACCGTTGCGATGCGTGGGACCGGATTTGAACCGGCGGACCCCTACGGGACAGCGCCCTCAACGCTGCGCCGTTGGCCTAGCTTGGCTACCCACGCTCGCGGCGTCTTTCTGCACTTTCCGATATCCAACGGGCATATAAAAGCCCTTTCTTTTGCCGCCGACTCTGGGGGGCCGTCACACAGAAACCGGTAATCGACGGGCAGTGAACGGTGCCTTGAAATGTCGGACCGGCCAATGGTAGTCATGGCAAAATACTCGACCGGCTCGTCGTCCGGCGGCGGCGGGACGAACTGCGAGCTCTGTGGCGCCGAAAGCGACTCGCTGCGTCGAGCGACCGTTGCCGGCGCCGACCTCGAGGTCTGCCCGAGCTGTGCCCCCCACAGCGACGAGCAAAAGCAGCGTAGTCGTCGATCGGGGGGCTCCGGCTCCAGCGGCTCGCGATCCCAGGACGAACCCAATCGCAAGAAGAAGGCCGCCCAGAACGTCGCCCGCGCGAACCCGATCTGGGACGGCGACTCCGAACACTGGGAAAAAGAGGGAACGAACTACGACGACGACCCGCTGCCGTACCTCGTCTCCGGCTACGGTGAACGCGTCGAGGCGGCCCGCCAGGAGGCCGGATTAAAACGCGAGGAGCTCGCCGAGGAACTCGGCTGTCGCGAGTCCGACCTGCTGGCCGTCGAACAGGGACGAGCGACCCAGGCCGGCGTCGGTGGCGGGCTCATCACGGCCCTCGAGTCGGTTCTCGAGGTCGAACTCGCCGAATAGTGCCCGTACTCGCACCAATTGGTTCTGCAGATCCAGAGACGCCCCGGCGAGCAGACTTTTATCGGAGGCCGACGGAGTGCCACCAATGAACGGGCAACGGGCAGCGGCCGAGCCCTACACAACGCGATTCGAAACCGAGGTGACGGCAGTCGACGGGAAGCGCGTCTGGCTCGAGACGACGTACTTCTACGCCGAGGGCGGCGGCCAGCCAGCCGACCGCGGGCGGATCGGCGACGTTCCCGTCGAGGACGTCCAGGTCGTCGACGGCGAGCACGTCCACGTCCTCGCGGACCCACCGTCGTTCAAGGCCGGCCACCGCGTCATGTGCTCGATCGACTGGTCCTTCCGAATGTACTGCATGCGCGCACACACCGCCAGCCACGTCCTCTACGGTGCCGGGCGGCACCTCCTCGAGGACCTCGGCTACGGCGGGTTCGACATCGGCGAGGAGAAGATCCGCGTCGACCTCGAGACGACGACCGAAATCGACGACGACGTCCTGATCGAGCTCGACGACCTGGTCAACCGGGCGGTCTGGGAATCCCGGCCGGTCTCCTGGGAGGACGTGCAGGTCGCGGACGCGCGCGAACGCGATGAAATTGCGTTCAACGAAGCCACGGAGGAAGGCGCCTTTTCCAGGGGCCAGGTCCGCGTCGTCACGATCGGTTCGAAAGACGACAACGGCCGGACGACCAACGGCTCGAGCAACCCCTGGGACGTCGCGGCCTGTGGCGGAACCCACGTTCGAAACACCCGGGAAATCGGGCCCGTAACGGTCCTGGATCGGTCGAACCCCGGAGAGGGACTCACGCGCGTCGAGTTCGCCGTCGGCCCGCGAGCGATCGAACGTCGAGCAGCCGAAAAGCGAGCGGCGTTAGCGGCGAAGCAGACCCTGGGGGCGGACGTCGGCTCGATATCGGACGCTCTCGAGGAGACCGTCGAGCGCCAGGACGCCCTCGAGGCCGACAAGCGAACACTCGAGGCAGAACTCGTCGAGCGAGCGCTCGAGGCGGCCGATCCCGTCGAACGGGACGGCGAGAGGTGGCTCGTGACGAGCGTCGACGGACTCGAGCCTGAAGCGCTCGGGGACGCCGTTCGCGAAGCGCCGGATGCGTCCGCGGACGTCCTCGCCGTGGTCGGCGAGACCGACTACCCCTTCGTCGTGATCCGAAGCAACGAGGCCGTCGATGCGGGAGCGCTGGTCGACTATCTGACGGCCGAGTTCGGCGGCGGTGGCGGCGGTTCATCGTCGTTCGCTCAGGCCGGTGGCTTTGATTGTTCCGCTGATGCCATCCTCGAGGCGCTCGCGGACGGACGCTAAGGCTACGTCGCGTGCTCGAGTGGGGTGCTCCAAGGTGGCTCTCGTGTTCCCGTTCGAAGGCGGGGAATCGATTATAGTCTCGGCCGATAAATGCCCTCCTATGACTCGCACGGAACTCGCGGCTGCCAGCGACACTCTTCGGGAGGCCGCTAACACGGCAGCCTCCGATCTGGCGACTCGACTCGACGAGCAGGCCGAAACGGTGGCCGACCTGGCCGACCGAGCAACCGGCCCGGACCACGGTCGCCTTGCCCGACTCGAGCACTCCCTGCGCGACATTCAGCGCGAGGCGGACGAGGACGTGGCTCACCGGATCGACACCGCGCTCGAGGAAATTCGGGTCTATCGAGCGACCGTCGAGGGGGTCTAACTCCACATCACTCCGTTCGGTCAGGCGCCGACGACGGTCGCGGGCTGACGTCGACGAACCATTCGGGTGTTCAAGATCAAACCCGAATTCCGACCCCGCTCGACCGGCGCACTTGAGGGTGGTGCGCTTGCAGGGACAGGGGATACTCCTTTTCTGCCCCGCAGAAATCATACCTATAGGCGCTTTCTCTCGTCTCTTGCGGACAGGATAAGTGTAAGGTTTTACTACTATGCGAGTCAATGGTGGCGCATGGGTATCGATTACTCGCAGCTACACGATCCGAACGCGGAGTATACGATGCGAGAACTGTCGGCGGAGACGATGGGCGTCGCCGCGAAACGCGGCGGCGGTCGGGACGTCGAGATCACCGACATTCAGACGACGATGGTCGACGGGAACTTCCCGTGGACGCTCGTCCGCGTGTACACCGACGCAGGCATCGTCGGCACCGGCGAGGCCTACTGGGGCGCTGGCGTCAGTGAGCTCGTCGAGCGGATGAAACCCTTCCTGCAGGGCGAAAACCCGCTCGACATCGACCGGCTCACCGAGCACATGGTCCAGAAGATGTCCGGTGAGGGATCACTCGCGGGCGTGACGGTCACGGCGATTTCGGGCATCGAGATTGCCCTCCACGACCTCGCCGGAAAGATCCTCGAGGTGCCGGCCTACCAGCTGCTGGGCGGGAAGTACCGCGACGAGATGCGGGTCTACTGCGACTGCCACACCGAGGAGGAAGCCGATCCGATCGCCTGTGCCGACGAGGCCGAACGGGTCGTCGACGAACTCGGCTACGACGCGCTGAAGTTCGACCTGGACGTGCCCTCGGGCCACGAGAAGGACCGAGCGAATCGCCACCTGCGCGACGTCGAAATCGAGCACAAGGCGAGCATCGTCGAGGCCGTCACCGAGGCCGTCGGTCACAGGGCCGACGTCGCCTTCGACTGCCACTGGACGTTCTCCGCCGGTAGCGCGAAGCGACTGGCCGAGCGCCTCGAGGAGTACAGCGTCTGGTGGCTCGAGGACCCCGTGCCGCCGGAGAATCACGACGTCCAGCGCGAAGTCACCCAGTCGACGACGACGCCGATCACGGTGGGGGAGAACGTCTACCGGAAGCACGGTCAGCGTCGCCTCCTCGAGGGGCAGGCCGTCGACATCATCGCGCCCGACCTGCCGAAAGTCGGCGGGATGCGCGAGACGCGCAAGATCGCGGACCTGGCGGACATGTACTACGTCCCCGTCGCGATGCACAACGTCGCCTCACCGGTCGCGACGATGGCCGCGGCGCACGTCGGTGCAGCCATCCCGAACTCGCTGGCCGTCGAGTACCACAGCTACGAACTCGGCTGGTGGGACGACCTCGTCGAGGAGACGGTGATCGAGGAGGGCTACATCGATATCCCCGAAGAGCCGGGACTTGGCGTCACCCTCGACCTGGACGCCGTTGAGGAGCACCTGGTCGACGGTGCGGAGTTGTTTGACTGAGCGCAGCGAAGTCAAACTCGCCGAGCACGCCCAATAGCGTTATTCGTTCGCGTCGGCGGGCTAGTTCGATGGGAACTCGGGTCTGCTTCGATCCCTAGATGCTCGATGCTCGTCGTTCAATGCGTTTACTATAGAATATATAGTATTGAATTCAAAACGATCACCTCTCGAGAGGCGGTCTTTCGTGTTCGTAAAAGGCGGACGGGGTCGGCTTACTTGCGTTCGAAGAATTGAAGGCGCAAGTGGCGATGACGGGGCAGGACGGTCGCACAAGCCGTCAGGACTCGTCGTCCGCTCGACGCGGCGCACTCTGCTTGCCGAGGTCGCCTCCCTCGTCGACGTCGTCCGGATCGCGATCGATTCGCTCGAGTTCGTCCTCGATTTCTGCCTCTCGTTCGGCCTCGTACTCGTCGGATCGGTCGGTATCGTCTTCGGCCATACGTGAAGTGCTCTGTCCAGGGTCAGGAAAGCGCGGCCGTCATCTGCAACGTGGGTGCGCTCCGGTGGGTACAGATCAGCGATTGACCCCCGGAAGAGAAAGACAGATAAAAGGCCCCGCATTGTGAACACACAGATATGGACGTTCCCTACGATCTCACCTCGTACGTGCGGGTACTGAAGATGGCGACGACCCCCACGCGGGAGGAATTCGTGCAAGTGTCGAAGATCGCCGGGGCGGGAATCCTGCTCGTCGGCCTGCTCGGATTCCTCATCGGCGTGGTCATGCTGTTCCTCACTGGTGGGGGCTTCTGATGCCGATCTACGCTGTCAAGACGACGGCCAGCCAGGAACAGACCGTCGCCGACATGATCATCAACCGCGAGGAGCCGGACGTACACGCCGCGCTTGCCCCCGACTCGCTGACCTCTTACGTAATGGTCGAGTCCGACGGCCACGCCGTTCTCGAGCGAATCCTGGAGGACATTCCCCACGCTCGAACGGTCATCCCGGGCGAGTCCGACATCTCGGAGGTCGAGCACTTCCTCTCGCCCAAGCCGGACGTCGAGGGGATCGCCGAGGGCGACATCGTCGAACTCATCGCCGGGCCGTTCAAGGGCGAGAAGGCGCAGGTTCAGCGCATCGACGAGGGCAAGGACCAGGTGACCGTCGAGTTGTACGAGGCGACGGTCCCGATTCCGGTGACAGTTCGCGGGGACCAGATTCGCGTTCTGGATTCCGACGAGCGATAGCGAGTCGATTCGCTCGGCGCTCGCTTCGCTAGCGGAAGGGGATTATGGACTACATTTTGCGAGGAGCGGTAGCCGATGCGGAGCGAGGCTATCCGACGACGGAAAAGGGAGGAGTCCAGACGGTGCCAGGCAGCGTTCATCCGATTCGGTGGCGCTCGAGGCTTCGGAGGCCGTTCGAAGGAACCTAGCTCTCGAGGTGGTCGGCCAGCCGTTGCTGATCGACGACCTCGTCGATTTCCTCGAGGAGACCCTCGCGCTGGCGTACGTCCTCAGCGCCGGCGCCGTAGGCGCGGACGTACTCCGCACGGCTGTGTTCGGAGAAGACGTGGCGGATCGCCAGGTAGCCGTCGGGGACGATGGTTCCACAGACGCCACACTCGAGGCGTTCGTGGGCGGTCACCTGGTGGGCGATGGCC from Natronosalvus rutilus includes:
- a CDS encoding DUF7565 family protein, which produces MDTAWECGIDDCGSVFEDVESAIAHQVTAHERLECGVCGTIVPDGYLAIRHVFSEHSRAEYVRAYGAGAEDVRQREGLLEEIDEVVDQQRLADHLES
- a CDS encoding protein translocase SEC61 complex subunit gamma, translated to MDVPYDLTSYVRVLKMATTPTREEFVQVSKIAGAGILLVGLLGFLIGVVMLFLTGGGF
- a CDS encoding transcription elongation factor Spt5, which translates into the protein MPIYAVKTTASQEQTVADMIINREEPDVHAALAPDSLTSYVMVESDGHAVLERILEDIPHARTVIPGESDISEVEHFLSPKPDVEGIAEGDIVELIAGPFKGEKAQVQRIDEGKDQVTVELYEATVPIPVTVRGDQIRVLDSDER